One window of the Chryseobacterium sp. CY350 genome contains the following:
- a CDS encoding peptidoglycan-binding protein LysM → MKRQIVMAALTFGAIILGTNAVHAQNTTATTTVNITLNDVISIDAGSTAIGNTVDFNYATAADYNSDQTITKANSLKVTSTKNFNVKVKAGGANFMNGTNLIPVNVLTIKAATAAGTMGGTKTAVVLSATDQTLVSNAPLGSALTLNLDYTIPASKSSSADILGKPAGTYTQTVTYTATAL, encoded by the coding sequence ATGAAAAGACAAATAGTAATGGCAGCCTTAACTTTCGGAGCAATCATATTAGGAACTAACGCTGTACATGCACAGAATACGACTGCAACAACAACCGTAAACATCACCCTGAACGATGTCATCTCTATTGATGCGGGAAGTACTGCAATCGGAAATACGGTAGACTTCAACTACGCTACTGCAGCAGATTATAACTCTGATCAGACGATTACTAAAGCAAACTCTTTAAAAGTGACCTCAACGAAGAACTTTAACGTCAAAGTAAAAGCAGGAGGTGCAAATTTCATGAATGGAACCAACTTGATCCCTGTAAATGTTTTGACGATCAAAGCCGCTACAGCTGCCGGAACGATGGGCGGAACAAAAACCGCTGTCGTTTTATCTGCAACGGATCAGACTTTAGTGTCAAATGCTCCTCTGGGAAGCGCATTAACCTTGAACCTGGATTACACGATTCCTGCATCGAAATCATCTTCTGCAGATATTTTAGGTAAACCAGCTGGAACGTATACTCAAACAGTAACTTATACTGCTACCGCTTTATAA
- a CDS encoding Fn3-like domain-containing protein, with protein MHKFIHLFVFLIFTAASQSLAQSISMSPTRLFFTGNPGEKVTQTVTLQNSSDKDYVFNLNYKDWIRDETGNKVYLDAGSSKTSNAAWVSTLENSVTVPAKSTKEIVVTMQIPAEASKSGVTNCMLFFTQLPQQADQARIQNGIGIITLFEVGLHIFYTPSGNQVKSLDITNIAEVSGENAGSRKVAVSIHNDGNTINDATVEFELTNTDSGKEIKLTALSISMLPNTDQVVQFSLPEGISGNFLGVAIIKMAGSNDLRVGEKNFKF; from the coding sequence ATGCACAAGTTTATTCACCTTTTCGTTTTCCTTATCTTCACAGCTGCTTCTCAATCTCTGGCACAAAGTATCTCGATGTCGCCTACACGTCTGTTTTTCACAGGTAATCCAGGAGAAAAAGTGACACAGACAGTAACGCTTCAGAACAGCTCAGACAAGGATTATGTTTTTAATCTTAATTATAAAGATTGGATTAGAGATGAAACCGGAAATAAAGTTTATCTTGACGCAGGCAGTTCAAAAACTTCCAATGCCGCTTGGGTGTCCACCTTAGAAAACTCTGTAACAGTTCCTGCCAAAAGTACAAAAGAGATTGTAGTAACCATGCAGATTCCGGCAGAGGCATCGAAGTCAGGTGTTACAAACTGTATGCTGTTTTTCACGCAACTTCCACAGCAGGCAGATCAGGCACGTATTCAAAACGGTATTGGTATTATTACCTTATTTGAGGTTGGGCTTCATATTTTTTATACACCATCTGGGAACCAGGTAAAAAGCCTGGATATTACAAATATTGCAGAAGTTTCTGGTGAAAATGCAGGAAGCAGAAAAGTCGCAGTAAGCATCCATAATGATGGAAACACGATCAATGATGCGACCGTTGAATTTGAACTGACCAATACAGACAGTGGTAAGGAAATAAAATTAACTGCACTTTCAATCTCCATGCTTCCCAATACCGATCAGGTCGTTCAATTTTCTTTACCTGAAGGCATCTCAGGGAATTTCCTTGGCGTGGCTATTATCAAAATGGCAGGATCCAATGATTTACGGGTAGGCGAGAAAAACTTTAAATTTTAA
- a CDS encoding peptidoglycan-binding protein LysM → MKRQIVMAALTFGAIILGTNAVHAQNTTATTTVNITLNDVISIDAGSTAIGNTVDFNYATAADYNSDQTITKANSLKVTSTKNFNVKVKAGGANFMNGTNLIPVNVLTIKAATAAGTMGGTKTAVVLSATDQTLVSNAPLGSALTLNLDYTIPASKSSSADILGKPAGTYTQTVTYTATAL, encoded by the coding sequence ATGAAAAGACAAATAGTAATGGCAGCCTTAACTTTCGGAGCAATCATATTAGGAACTAACGCTGTACATGCACAGAATACTACTGCAACAACAACCGTAAACATTACCCTGAACGATGTCATCTCTATCGATGCGGGAAGTACTGCAATCGGAAATACGGTAGACTTCAACTACGCTACTGCAGCAGATTATAACTCTGATCAGACGATTACTAAAGCAAACTCTTTAAAAGTGACCTCAACGAAGAACTTTAACGTTAAAGTAAAAGCAGGAGGTGCAAATTTCATGAATGGAACCAACTTGATCCCTGTAAATGTTTTGACGATCAAAGCCGCTACAGCTGCCGGAACAATGGGCGGAACAAAAACCGCTGTCGTTTTATCTGCAACGGATCAGACTTTAGTGTCAAATGCTCCTCTGGGAAGCGCATTAACCTTGAACCTGGATTACACGATTCCTGCATCGAAATCATCATCTGCAGATATTTTAGGTAAACCAGCCGGAACGTATACTCAAACAGTAACTTATACTGCAACAGCTTTATAA